The Proteiniphilum propionicum genome contains the following window.
TTTCTGGCATATCAGTACGCGTTCTACCCCATTCTCAAAAAAAGCGGGTCCGCTATAGAAACCATTACAATCACCTCTGCTCCCGGGATGGTGACAAAAACCATACTTCCGGACGGAAGCGAAGTCTGGCTAAACGCGCTTAGTTCACTTACCTATCCACAACGTTTCTCAGAAAAAGATCGCACAGTGCAACTCTCCGGAGAAGCTTATTTCAAAGTAGTTTCCGATAAAAAACACCGTTTTAATGTGGAAACACCTCAAAAAATGATCGTGAGTGCATATGGCACGGAATTTAACGTGAATGCATATGAAAGTGATGAAAACTATGAAGTTACTTTGGAAAGCGGGCAGGTAGAGGTCTCTTCTGAAATCGGTTCAAAAGCAACAGAGTCATTGGTAGTTGATGAAAAGGCAATCTTGCATATTTCAACCGGCAACATGCATGTGGTAACGGCAGATACCTATGTGGAAACGGCCTGGAAAGACGGGAAAATGGTTTTCCGTCGAGAAAAACTGGTTAAAATTGCAGAAAAACTTTCAAGAAAATTCGGAGTAGATATATGTCTTGAGGGAGACAGACTTAAAGAGTATGAATACACGGCCACGTTTACCGACGAAACACTCGAAGATATCCTCGACCTGCTGAAAAGGTCAGCACCCATTACCTATTCCATATGCAAACAAAAACAGTTAAACAATGAAACATTCACACGCAGGAAAGTAACCATAAAATCACAATAACTTACACAGTTTTCATAAAAGGAGGAGGAACGCCTATGATAAGATAAATACAAACTGAAATAAAAAAAGGCGGGAGAGGGTTTTAACTCTCCCGCTCATGACTTATAATTACCCTCGCGGAAAATCTCACCTCACCGCCAGGCAATAATTACTAAACCCATAAAATGAATTTAATAACATTGTAAAAGTATGAATAATAAATCAATCAACCAAAAAGCAGATATTTTTTATGCTTTATTAAAAAAAATCCCTATTGTTATGAGAAT
Protein-coding sequences here:
- a CDS encoding FecR family protein; translated protein: MIEKETPDSLNYLLENYEKQKTIDAAVDWEQLHKRIISDRNRRLFFNYLRNTAAILLPLFLAYQYAFYPILKKSGSAIETITITSAPGMVTKTILPDGSEVWLNALSSLTYPQRFSEKDRTVQLSGEAYFKVVSDKKHRFNVETPQKMIVSAYGTEFNVNAYESDENYEVTLESGQVEVSSEIGSKATESLVVDEKAILHISTGNMHVVTADTYVETAWKDGKMVFRREKLVKIAEKLSRKFGVDICLEGDRLKEYEYTATFTDETLEDILDLLKRSAPITYSICKQKQLNNETFTRRKVTIKSQ